TCACGGTGTGCAGCGCGTCGGTGATGAGGCACCACGAGACGGTCACGTCGACGGGGGCCCCTTCCGCTGGGGTGCCGCCGAAGACGCCTATCGACTCGTCGCTGATGCGGCTGGCGGACAGATGATCGAGCCAGACGTCCGAGCAGTTCTTGAAGAGGATGAAGCCGGGAGTGATGTCGTCCAGGTCGGCGGTGTCTCGAAGGCGCAGGTTTCGCACGATGATGTTGTGCGAGTCGCGAATCTCGAACTGGTTGAGGCGGAGCGTGATCCCCGGCGACGGCGCGGTCGTGCCGTCGACCGTGACGTTGCTCTGGCTTCGCATGTCGAGCTTCTGTCTCAGCGTGATCGTCCCGCCGACGTCGAAGACGATGATGCGGTTGCTCCCGTGGACCGCCGCCCGGAGGCTTCCGGCGATGACCGCCTGGTTGGGATCGTTGTCCATGAGGTTCGTGACGTGGACGATCGGCTTGCCGGCGCCGCCTGTCGTGTTCTCCCCGAACCCCTCGGGGGTCTGGGCGCTGGCGGCGGAGGCGGCGGCGAGAGCGAAGCAGGCGAAAAGGCGGGGAAGGATCCGGAAGCGCATCCCGACAGAGTATCACGGCGTCCGCCCGGCCGAAACGTCCCTGCACGGGATAGGAGCACCCCCGGGCGCGCTCCTAAGCGATCGCCTTCTTCCGGAACTGGCGCAGGCCGAGGAAGATGAAGAAGGCGTCGAAGAGCACGAGCGCGCCCATCACCCCTCCCGCCCCCAGGTGCGGGAACTGCGGCACCAGCGCTCCCCGGAACCCCTCGCTCGCGTAGACCAGCGGGTTGATCAGCACCGCCTTCTGCATGATGGGGAACTTGTCGAGTGCGCTCCACGGGTAGTAGGTGCAGCCGAAGAAGATCATCGGCGCCAGCACGAGCGAGAACATCAGCCCGATCTGCGTCTGTCCCACCGAGCACCCCAGCGTGAGGCCGATCGCCGCCGCGAGGCACGAGACGATCAGCGAGACGGCCAGGAAGCGCAGCGGTGCGTCGAAGCTCAGATTCGTCCCCGGGCCCATGATGAGCCGCGCGAGAGGGATCACGACGAGCCCGGCCGCGAGGGCCTGGATCATGCCGGCGACCACCTTCTCGATCGCCAGCCACTCGATCTCCATCGGCGCGAGGAGCCGGTCCTCGATCTCGCGGGTGAACTGGAACTCGCTCACGAGCGGAAGGGCGACGGCCTGGATCCCCGAGAGCATCATGCTGATGGCGATGACCCCCGGGAGGAGGAGGCTCTTGTACTCCGGCGGCATGAGCCCGCTTCCCGTCATGACGCGGCCGAAGATGAAGACGAACAGCATCGGCTGCAGCAGCGTCTGGAGGAGCAGCGGCACGAAGTTCCGCCGGGCCACGTGGGCGTCGCGCGACAGCATCGCCAGGAACGTCTTCCAGTTCATTCGCGGAGGCTCCTTCCCGTGTGGTGGAGGAAGAGGTTCTCGAGGCTCGGAGCCGAGATGTGCACGTCGAGGATGTCGACGCCGCTCTCCTGCGCCGTGTTCACCAGGATCGGGATCAGCGCCCCTCCCCGGTCGGCGTACATATCGACGCTCGCCCCCGCCCCCTGCCGCACCTCGGTGACGCCGGGGAGCGCGCGCAGGACGTCGAGGAGCTTCGGGACGGCGCGATCGAACTGGAGCCTCACGAGGTAGCCGCCCGGCACGGAGCGCTTCAGCTCGTCGGGGGTGCCGAGGGCGATCACCCTCCCGTGATCGATGATCGCGACGCGGTGGCAGAGACCGTCGGCCTCCTCCATGTTGTGCGTCGTCATCAGGATGGTCTTGCCGCGCGCGTTGTACTCGCGGACGATCTCCCACAGCAGCAGCCGCGTCTGGGGGTCGAGGCCGGCGCTCGGCTCGTCGAGGAAGAGCACGCGGGGGTCGTGCACCATGGCCCGCGCGATCGACAATCTTTGGAGCATTCCGCCCGAGAAGCCGAAGAGGAGCTGGTCGGCGCGATCCCCGAGCTTGAAGCGATCGAGGAGGGCCTGCGCGATCGCGGCGCGCTCGGCGGCGCCCATGCCGAAGTAGGCGCCGTGGAAGGTGAGGATCTCGCGCGCCGTGAGGCCGAAGTCGAGGTTCGGCCGCTGGGGTACGACGCCGATGAGCCGCTTCACCGCGGTCCTCTCCCGGGTGACGCTGTGCTCCCCGACGAAGGCCCCGCCCGACGTCGGGGTCACCCTCGTCGTGAGGACCCCGACGGTCGTCGACTTCCCCGCGCCGTTCGGGCCGAGCAGCCCGAAGATCTCCCCCGGCTTGACCTCGAGCGAGATCCCGTCGAGGGCGACCA
This is a stretch of genomic DNA from Acidobacteriota bacterium. It encodes these proteins:
- a CDS encoding ABC transporter permease, coding for MNWKTFLAMLSRDAHVARRNFVPLLLQTLLQPMLFVFIFGRVMTGSGLMPPEYKSLLLPGVIAISMMLSGIQAVALPLVSEFQFTREIEDRLLAPMEIEWLAIEKVVAGMIQALAAGLVVIPLARLIMGPGTNLSFDAPLRFLAVSLIVSCLAAAIGLTLGCSVGQTQIGLMFSLVLAPMIFFGCTYYPWSALDKFPIMQKAVLINPLVYASEGFRGALVPQFPHLGAGGVMGALVLFDAFFIFLGLRQFRKKAIA
- a CDS encoding ATP-binding cassette domain-containing protein, which encodes MSVGLRTENLKKVFHTPPPAAAGARPVGILATRSRVGPRDKPKDDVVALDGISLEVKPGEIFGLLGPNGAGKSTTVGVLTTRVTPTSGGAFVGEHSVTRERTAVKRLIGVVPQRPNLDFGLTAREILTFHGAYFGMGAAERAAIAQALLDRFKLGDRADQLLFGFSGGMLQRLSIARAMVHDPRVLFLDEPSAGLDPQTRLLLWEIVREYNARGKTILMTTHNMEEADGLCHRVAIIDHGRVIALGTPDELKRSVPGGYLVRLQFDRAVPKLLDVLRALPGVTEVRQGAGASVDMYADRGGALIPILVNTAQESGVDILDVHISAPSLENLFLHHTGRSLRE